ACCCGTTCTCCTGCCGCACACATGACGACCTGGCAGGGCTATGACGTGCCCAGGCTGGAGCAGGTGCGCCTGCTCCTCTCGGAGCGCAAGCTCCGCGCCTCGGGCCGCCTCGTCACCGCCGGTCCGGCCGAGCAGTTCAGCGGCTCGTACGAGGTGTCGGTCGGCGAGACCGGCGCCGTGAAGCGGGTCCTGCTGCGCACCGCGACGGTCTCCGAGGAACGCCACGTCTCGATCAGCCGCTCGTCCGAGGGCGGCTGGCTGGTCGACCACGGCCAGGGCGCGGAGCAGGCCGACTTCGACGGCGCGGTGGACGTGGACGTGCAGTTCGCGGTCCTGTTCAACGCCATCCCGATCCGCCGGCTGAACCTCCAGGCCGAGGAGGGCGAGCACGAGATCCCCGTGGTCTACGTGACGCTGCCCGACCTGTCGGTGCAGCTGGTGCGCCAGACGTACCGCACGGTGTCCCTGGGCGAGGACCGCTCGGTGGTGGCCTTCACGCACGGCGAGTTCCAGCAGGACATCACCGTGGACAGGACCGGCCTGGTCGTCGACTACCCCCGCATCTCGTACCGCATTTGACCAGCGGTCCCGTTCGTCCAGGCTGATCACCAGATCGGTCGAGCAAGCGTTTGCGCGCGTCCGGATGGCGCAACGATGCTCCGGTGAGCACACACGTCTTCGTCGACGAGTCGACGCGCAACGCCTACTACCTGGTCGCGGCGTACGTCCCGATCACGGAACTGGGACCGGTCAGGCGTGCGATGCGCGCGTTGTGCCTGCCCGGTGAGCGGCGGGTGCACTTCCAGGCCGAGCGGGACAACCGCCGTCGGGAGATCGTCTCCTGCCTGACCGGGCTGTCGGCGCGGTCACGCGTCTACACCGGTCGGGGACCGAAGGACGCGGTCCGCGCCGCCCTGTTGCGCGCACTGGTCGCGGACGTGGTGGACGCGGGTGGGCGGCGGCTCGTGGTCGAGTCCCGCGGCCACACCCGGGACCGGGACGACCGGCGTCAGGTGGTGAGCACGCTGCAGCGCCTCCGCGTGCCGATGGACGTCCTGTCCTACGAGCACTTCGAGCCGCACGAGGACCCGGCCCTGTGGATCGCGGACGCCGTGGCGTGGTGCTTCGGCGCGGCCGGGGAGTGGAGGCGTCGGGTCGAGCCGCTCATCGACAAGGTCGTCGACCTGGACCAACCGCACAGAGCCTGAACAGCGCGAAACCCGGGCGCCCGTCGTCCGGCGGGTCCTGCCCGGGTCCACTTCCTCGGCCTAGCGGCCTCGGCTGAGACGAACTCTACCAACTCCCCGCCGCCGGTGCCGTCCCTCGACCAGGTGATCTACACCCGCACCGCGATCGCCATCGCCTGACCTACGCCCACGCACGCCGCCGCCACGCCCAGCCCGCCGCCGCGCGCCCGCAGGTGCCGGCACAGGTCGACCACGACCCGCGGCAGGGAGGCGCCCAGCGGGTGGCCGTACGCGATCGCCCCGCCGTGCACGTTGACCTTCTCCGGGTCCACCTCGGGCAGGTGGTGCAGCACCGACAGGGCCATCGCCGAGAACGCCTCGTTGACCTCCCACAGGTCGACCTCGTCCGCCCCCACCCGGAGCCGCTCCAGCAGCTTGCGGATCGCCGACACCGGGGTCACGGTGAAGCGCTGCGGCTCGTCCGCGGTCACCGCGGAACCCAGGAACTCGCCCAGCGGCTCGATCCCCAGCTCCGCCGCCACCTCCTCGGTGCCCATCAGCACGGCCGCCGCGCCGTCGCTGAGCGGCGACGAGTTGCCCGCCGTCACCGGACCGGCCTCCGAGAACACCGGCTTCAGCTTCGCCAGCCGGTCCGCCGTCGTCTCCGGCCGCACGGACTCGTCGCGACGCACGGGCGGGTCGTCCGGCAGCCGCACCGGGAACACGAACCCGTCGTGCACCCCCGCGTCCCAGGCCGCCGACGCCCGCCGGTGCGACCGCAGCGCGAACGCGTCCATCCGCTCCCGCGTGATGCCCAGCGACACGGCGACGTCCTCCGCCGCCCGCCCCAGCGGCACGACCCACTCGGGCTTCATCCGCGGGTTCACCAGCCGCCAGCCGAGCACCGTGGACACGGGTTCGAGCCGGTCCGGGAACGGCCGGTCCGGCCGCGGCACGACGAACGGCGCCCGCGTCATGCCCTCCACGCCGCCGGCGACCAGCAGCGACGCGTCGCCGAGGGCCAGCGCCCGCGCGGCCTGCACGATCGCCTCACCGCCGGAGGCGCACAGCCGGTTGACGGTCGCGCCCGGCACGGACGTCGGCAGCCCGGCGAGCAGCGCGGCCATCCGCCCGACGTTCCGGTTCTCCTCGCCCGCCCCGTTCGTGTTGCCCAGCAGCACGTCGTCGATCCGCGCCGGGTCCAGCCGGGGGTGCCGCCGCAGCAGCTCGACGATCGGCAGCGCGGCGAGGTCGTCGACCCTGACCCCGGACAGCCCGCCGCGGTAGCGGCCGAACGGGGTGCGGGCGGCGTCGAGCACCAGGGGGCGCGGCATGCGCCCATCCTCTCACTGGCCGAGGAAGAAGGGGACGAACGCGGAGGTCGCCCTGGTCTCCGCGGACGTGCCGAACAGCCGCACCTCGATCATGTGCGGGCCCTGGGACAACCCGCTCGTGTTCAACGCGAACCGGTACTTCCCGGCGATCCCCGGCCCTTCCTCGGCGGTCGGCACCACGGCCACCCGCTCGTCGTCCACGCGCAGGCTGAACCCGGCCATCCCGGCCAGCGGCTCACCGGGCCGGCTCGTCAGCAGCAGGTCGAGCACGAGCCGCCCGCGCCGCACCGCCGCGCCCTCGGGCACGACCTGGCCGCTCGCGTCGAGGACGGTCCCGGTGACGCGCGCCAGCTTGAGCTCCAGCCCCGCCGGCGGCACCGACCCGGTGACCGGCGGCGTGCCGGTCGCGGTGCCCGT
This region of Saccharothrix longispora genomic DNA includes:
- a CDS encoding thiolase family protein, which translates into the protein MPRPLVLDAARTPFGRYRGGLSGVRVDDLAALPIVELLRRHPRLDPARIDDVLLGNTNGAGEENRNVGRMAALLAGLPTSVPGATVNRLCASGGEAIVQAARALALGDASLLVAGGVEGMTRAPFVVPRPDRPFPDRLEPVSTVLGWRLVNPRMKPEWVVPLGRAAEDVAVSLGITRERMDAFALRSHRRASAAWDAGVHDGFVFPVRLPDDPPVRRDESVRPETTADRLAKLKPVFSEAGPVTAGNSSPLSDGAAAVLMGTEEVAAELGIEPLGEFLGSAVTADEPQRFTVTPVSAIRKLLERLRVGADEVDLWEVNEAFSAMALSVLHHLPEVDPEKVNVHGGAIAYGHPLGASLPRVVVDLCRHLRARGGGLGVAAACVGVGQAMAIAVRV
- a CDS encoding putative glycolipid-binding domain-containing protein → MTTWQGYDVPRLEQVRLLLSERKLRASGRLVTAGPAEQFSGSYEVSVGETGAVKRVLLRTATVSEERHVSISRSSEGGWLVDHGQGAEQADFDGAVDVDVQFAVLFNAIPIRRLNLQAEEGEHEIPVVYVTLPDLSVQLVRQTYRTVSLGEDRSVVAFTHGEFQQDITVDRTGLVVDYPRISYRI